In Terriglobia bacterium, the DNA window GCATCACGGCGAGAACCAGGACTACCTGATCGGCGTCCTGTGCGTCGGCGACCCCGCGATCAGGCCCAGGGACGAGAAACTCGTCCTCCAAATGATCACGAACCTCGGGTCCATCGCCTACCGCAACGTCAGGAACGTGCGGGCCCTGCGGGAGCAGGCGAATCACGACGGGCTCACCGGGCTCGTGAACAAGCGACATTTCATGAAGTCGCTCGGGATCCTGATCGATGCCGCCGGTCGCCGCGCGCAGCCGCTCGCCGTGTTCATGTTCGACATCGACCATTTCAAGAGATACAACGATTCCAACGGCCATCAGGCCGGCGACGAGATCCTGCGGGGGGTCGCGGACGTCCTTCGCCGAAGCCTCCGACCGCAGGACCTGGCCGGCCGCTACGGCGGAGAGGAGTTCATCGTCGCCATGCCGCTCACCGACGGAACGCAGGCTTTCCAGGCGGCGGAGCGGATCCGCGACGCGATCGCGACCCATCCCTTCGCGCACCGCGAGACGCAGCCGGACGGGGTGCTCAGCATCAGCGGCGGCGTCGCGGTATTCCCGGTGGACGGCCAGAACAGCACCGACCTGATCCGGCACGCCGATCAGGCGCTCTACAAGGCCAAGGCCGACGGCAGGAACCGCGTGGCGCGCCACAAGGGGTTCGACATCGGCGACGCCGACGTCGACGCGCTCGGGTCCCGGCCGGAGCCGACCGCTCGCAGGAGTCCCGCGGGGCGTCCCGCCCGATGAGCGTGTCCAGAGCCGAGGACGCGCTCCCCCGGGACGGAGCGCAGGGTTCGGTCCTCCCGGTGCTTCCGGACCTGTTCGAGAGGATCGGGGATTCTCTCGCGGAGCGGGGCCGGCTCGGCATCCTCTCCATCACCGTCCTCGAGCGCAACGTGGTGGATTGCACTGGCGGCTGGCACGCGTACGACCGCGTGGTCCGGACCATCGCACGATTCCTGGACCGCTACCGCGCCCGTCGACTGCGCCGGGACGATCGCGTCTTCGAGCCCAGCCTGAGCGGCAATGCGTTCGTGCTGGTCCTCGGACCGCCACGCGCCGGACGGCCGGTCTCGGCGGAAGATCTCGCCGGAGTCCGGGAGAGGCTGCGGCGCGGGCTCAGGTTCCACCTCGGCCGGAGCCTCCCCCGCGACGTGCTCGACCGGTTCTCCTGCTACGTGGGCGGCGCGCTCATGACGAACGACCCGGGCATTCGTCTCGACCGGATCGTCTACCGCAGCCTCGACGAAGCGTT includes these proteins:
- a CDS encoding GGDEF domain-containing protein — protein: MADPFSLSEWSVVLIAAAAASVVGFLLGRRALGEIQRAAQRLTAEIARLEGQSREQTRLASKMRNEQRSLTNLSRSLPGLVRELNNSYLDPNDIPKHLFDLTEKIFEPQQMLLFLVRSPGEEVANLQEIYLRDQRGLGEIPATATRVRIGEGKIGWVAENKVEMMGEDWLNLSRTDGRNVEGNHPAFRLSLVGPLVHHGENQDYLIGVLCVGDPAIRPRDEKLVLQMITNLGSIAYRNVRNVRALREQANHDGLTGLVNKRHFMKSLGILIDAAGRRAQPLAVFMFDIDHFKRYNDSNGHQAGDEILRGVADVLRRSLRPQDLAGRYGGEEFIVAMPLTDGTQAFQAAERIRDAIATHPFAHRETQPDGVLSISGGVAVFPVDGQNSTDLIRHADQALYKAKADGRNRVARHKGFDIGDADVDALGSRPEPTARRSPAGRPAR